The proteins below come from a single Microbulbifer sp. Q7 genomic window:
- the rlmE gene encoding 23S rRNA (uridine(2552)-2'-O)-methyltransferase RlmE — translation MGRSKSSHRWLREHFNDHYVKQSQKDGYRSRASYKLQELQEKDRLIKPGMTVVDLGAAPGGWSQVAAELVGHKGRVLASDILEMDALAGVDFVQGDFTEEAVFDQLLEKLGEERADLVISDMAPNMSGVRAVDQPASMYLVELAVDMARQTLKPGGGFVAKVFQGEGFDELIRDLRSQYQTVVTRKPGASRPRSREVYVVARGFKG, via the coding sequence CCGCTGGCTACGTGAACATTTCAATGACCACTACGTCAAGCAATCCCAGAAAGACGGGTATCGCTCGCGTGCGTCCTACAAGCTGCAGGAGCTGCAGGAGAAGGACCGCCTGATCAAACCCGGCATGACCGTGGTCGATCTGGGCGCCGCCCCTGGAGGCTGGTCCCAGGTGGCCGCAGAACTGGTGGGCCACAAGGGCCGGGTGCTGGCCTCCGATATCCTGGAAATGGACGCACTGGCGGGGGTGGACTTCGTGCAGGGCGACTTTACCGAGGAAGCGGTGTTCGACCAGCTGTTGGAAAAGCTGGGAGAAGAACGCGCCGACCTTGTGATTTCCGATATGGCCCCCAATATGAGTGGAGTGCGCGCTGTGGATCAGCCTGCCTCCATGTATCTGGTGGAGCTGGCGGTGGATATGGCCCGCCAGACCCTGAAACCCGGGGGCGGATTTGTCGCCAAGGTGTTTCAGGGGGAAGGTTTCGATGAACTGATCCGCGATCTCCGCAGTCAATATCAGACCGTGGTTACCCGCAAACCCGGTGCATCCCGTCCCCGCTCCCGCGAAGTCTACGTTGTAGCGCGCGGCTTCAAGGGATAG